One region of Triticum aestivum cultivar Chinese Spring chromosome 6B, IWGSC CS RefSeq v2.1, whole genome shotgun sequence genomic DNA includes:
- the LOC123139566 gene encoding protein PELOTA 2-like: MGPVGPRSGPAARRRPPSTATPSRRQGAAPSPRLPPAAVVGPPDRSQAGLHRRHLPAPGREHEHRARIVLALAPSGYPHSLKDVLAAPTVMSLIKDTRAAQEVPALQEFFAMIAKDSARACYGPKHVEVAHERLAIQTLLLTDTWFRNPDVAARRKCVDLAESVKKIGGNVRVLSSMHVSGNQLEQLTGIAAVLRFPMPDLDDIEM, from the exons ATGGGGCCCgtcgggcccagatctgggccggcgGCGCGTCGACGGCCACCCAGCACCGCCACGCCGTCCCGCCGCCAAGGAGCAGCGCCATCACCACGCCTGCCGCCGGCTGCCGTCGTAGGGCCGCCGGACCGCAGCCAAGCCGGGCTGCACCGCCGCCACCTCCCTGCCCCGGGAAGGGAGCAC GAGCACAGGGCACGCATCGTGCTCGCGCTCGCGCCCTCAGGTTACCCACACAGCCTCAAGGacgtcctggccgcgccgaccgtcATGTCGCTGATAAAGGACACAAGGGCCGCGCAGGAGGTGCCGGCGTTGCAGGAGTTCTTCGCCATGATCGCCAAGGACTCGGCGCGGGCTTGCTACGGGCCCAAGCACGTCGAGGTCGCGCATGAGCGTCTCGCCATCCAGACCCTCCTGCTCACCGACACTTGGTTCCGCAACCCCGACGTTGCTGCTAGGCGCAAGTGCGTCGATCTGGCCGAATCGGTGAAGAAGATCGGTGGCAACGTCCGCGTCCTTTCGTCGATGCATGTCTCCGGCAACCAGCTCGAGCAGCTCACGGGGATAGCCGCGGTTCTTCGGTTTCCCATGCCTGATCTTGACGACATCGAGATGTGA